In Populus alba chromosome 1, ASM523922v2, whole genome shotgun sequence, a single window of DNA contains:
- the LOC118046214 gene encoding glyoxylate/hydroxypyruvate/pyruvate reductase 2KGR, whose product MKSIGVLMTCPMHKYLEQQLENHFNLFKLWHCNSSITEFLKTHQGNTIRAVVGNTEIGADAELIASLPSLEIVASYSVGLDKIDLRKCEEKGIRVANTPDVLTDDVADLAIGLILGVLRGICASDAYVRIGKWKDADFGLATKFSGKSVGIVGLGRIGSAIAKRAEAFGCSISYFSRSQKPFANYKFYSNIIDLATSCQILIVACALTEETRHIINREVIDALGPKGILINIGRGAHVDETELVSALLEGRLGGAGLDVYENEPEVPEELLGLGNVVLQPHVGSDTVETSDAMADLVIANLKAHFSKKSLLTPVI is encoded by the exons ATGAAGTCCATTGGAGTCCTAATGACTTGTCCGATGCACAAATACCTAGAACAACAGCTAGAAAACCACTTCAATCTCTTCAAACTATGGCACTGCAACTCCTCAATAACTGAATTCTTGAAAACCCATCAAGGAAACACAATCAGAGCAGTAGTGGGTAACACTGAGATTGGTGCAGATGCGGAACTAATTGCGTCATTGCCAAGTCTGGAAATTGTTGCCAGTTACAGTGTAGGATtggataaaattgatttgagaaAGTGTGAAGAGAAAGGGATTAGAGTTGCTAATACCCCTGATGTTTTGACTGATGATGTTGCTGACTTAGCAATTGGGTTGATATTGGGGGTTTTGAGGGGGATTTGTGCTTCTGATGCTTACGTCAGGATTGGCAAGTGGAAGGATGCTGATTTTGGATTGGCAACAAAG TTTAGTGGTAAATCAGTTGGCATTGTTGGGTTGGGCAGGATTGGTTCAGCTATTGCAAAGAGAGCTGAAGCTTTTGGTTGCTCCATAAGTTACTTCTCCAGGTCACAAAAACCATTTGCAAACTACAAATTCTACTCGAACATTATTGACTTGGCCACCAGTTGCCAAATCCTCATCGTGGCATGTGCTTTGACAGAGGAAACCCGCCATATTATCAATCGCGAAGTCATTGATGCATTGGGTCCAAAGGGCATTCTAATAAACATTGGACGAGGTGCTCACGTGGATGAAACTGAGCTTGTGTCTGCATTGCTTGAAGGTCGGCTAGGTGGCGCAGGGCTTGATGTGTATGAAAATGAGCCTGAGGTACCTGAAGAATTGCTCGGTCTTGGCAATGTTGTCCTCCAGCCTCATGTGGGATCTGACACTGTAGAAACCAGCGACGCAATGGCAGACCTTGTCATTGCAAACTTGAAGGCACACTTTAGCAAAAAGTCCCTGTTGACTCCAGTTATATGA
- the LOC118046213 gene encoding rop guanine nucleotide exchange factor 12, which yields MEQMKERFAKLLLGEDMSGGGKGVSSALALSNAITNLAASVFGEQRRLEPMSPERKARWIREIDWLLSVTDHIVELVPSQQKSKDGSNMEIMVTRQRNDIHMNIPALRKLDAMLLDSLDNFKDQNEFYYVSRDSPESEKGGTKRTDDKWWLPTVKVPPDGLSERATKFIQYQKDSVNQVLKAAMAINAQILSEMEIPENYIESLPKNGRASLGDLAYRSITLEYFDPDQFLSTMDISSEHKILDLKNRIEASIVIWKRKMNQKDGKSAWGSAVSLEKRELFEERAETILLLLKQRFPGIPQSSLDVSKIQYNKDVGHAILESYSRILETLASTVLSRIEDVLDADDVTRNPSHAGHKRNSLKEAPQVPASPREGMEKNSEDTNASMTLSDFMGWGSEQNESAAKKDPFGSDELLKDDDRYKQKLTNISTNRKPSYLDNLGALRSPTARH from the exons ATGGAACAGATGAAGGAAAGGTTTGCTAAACTGCTTCTTGGGGAGGATATGTCTGGCGGAGGAAAGGGCGTCTCCTCAGCTTTGGCATTGTCAAATGCAATTACAAATCTTGCTG CTTCTGTGTTTGGCGAACAACGGCGTCTAGAGCCTATGTCGCCAGAAAGAAAAGCAAGGTGGATAAGAGAAATTGACTGGCTCTTATCTGTAACCGATCACATTGTTGAACTTGTTCCTTCCCAACAAAAATCCAAGGATGGATCAAATATGGAG ATAATGGTGACGAGACAGCGAAATGATATTCATATGAACATCCCAGCCTTACGCAAGCTTGATGCAATGCTTCTT GACTCCCTAGATAACTTCAAAGACCAAAATGAGTTTTATTATGTTTCAAGAGACTCCCCCGAGTCAGAAAAAGGAGGCACCAAGAGAACAGATGATAAATGGTGGCTACCTACTGTCAAAGTTCCTCCAGATGGTTTATCGGAAAGGGCAACAAAATTTATTCAATACCAAAAAGACAGTGTGAACCAAGTTCTCAAAGCAGCCATGGCGATAAATGCTCAAATACTTTCAGAAATGGAGATCCCTGAAAACTACATTGAATCCCTTCCCAAA AACGGGAGGGCAAGCCTTGGAGACTTGGCGTACAGGAGCATTACTCTTGAGTACTTTGATCCTGATCAATTTCTGAGCACCATGGACATATCATCAGAACACAAAATACTAGACCTCAAGAACAGAATAGAGGCTTCAATAGTGATTTGGAAAAGGAAGATGAATCAGAAAGATGGTAAATCCGCATGGGGATCTGCTGTCAGTTTGGAGAAGAGAGAACTCTTTGAAGAGAGGGCAGAAACTATCCTCCTCCTTCTCAAACAGCGCTTCCCCGGAATTCCTCAATCTTCACTAGATGTCAGCAAAATTCAATACAACAAG GATGTGGGGCACGCCATCTTGGAAAGCTATTCGAGAATTCTAGAAACCTTGGCCTCGACAGTCTTGTCTCGAATCGAAGATGTACTCGATGCTGATGATGTTACTCGAAATCCATCACACGCAGGACATAAGAGGAACTCGTTAAAAGAGGCACCACAAGTACCGGCATCGCCTAGAGAAGGGATGGAGAAGAACTCCGAAGATACAAATGCTTCGATGACTCTGTCTGATTTTATGGGTTGGGGTTCAGAACAAAATGAGAGCGCGGCAAAGAAGGATCCATTTGGATCAGATGAACTACTGAAAGATGATGACAGATATAAACAGAAACTCACCAACATATCAACCAACAGGAAACCTTCCTATCTTGATAATTTAGGAGCTTTACGAAGCCCAACAGCTCGCCATTGA
- the LOC118046211 gene encoding small ribosomal subunit protein uS17c, whose product MLLTMSLTSSLNSLTLSTPFLHGTTQLSHLSKPTSSLSLRPMKPFTFLPPIRAMKSMQGKVVCATSDKTVAVEVTRLAPHPKYKRRVRKKKKYQAHDPENQFKVGDLVQLEKSRPISKTKSFLAVPVPARKKKEKKEGEEGGVGSQELGIPLESQQELQA is encoded by the coding sequence ATGCTGCTAACAATGTCCCTCACATCCTCACTCAACTCCCTTACTCTCTCCACTCCATTCCTCCATGGAACAACCCAACTTTCTCACTTGTCAAAACCcacttcttctctctctctccgacCCATGAAGCCCTTCACTTTCCTCCCTCCAATCAGGGCCATGAAGTCAATGCAAGGCAAAGTTGTTTGTGCAACAAGTGACAAAACTGTGGCTGTTGAGGTTACAAGGTTGGCCCCACATCCTAAGTACAAGAGACGggtgaggaagaagaagaagtaccAGGCTCATGACCCTGAGAATCAGTTCAAAGTTGGAGACTTGGTCCAGCTTGAAAAGAGCAGACCCATTAGCAAGACTAAAAGTTTTCTTGCTGTGCCTGTACCAgctaggaagaagaaggagaagaaagaggGTGAGGAGGGAGGAGTGGGGTCTCAAGAGCTTGGAATTCCATTGGAGTCTCAACAGGAACTGCAGGCTTAA
- the LOC118046210 gene encoding homeobox-leucine zipper protein GLABRA 2, producing the protein MGVDMSNPPNSHIKDFFASPALSLSLAGIFRGANVGNGEAAASMEVEEGEEGSGGGRREETVEISSENSGPMRSKSDDDFEGEGEHDHEDDDDGDDKNKKKKRKRYHRHTAEQIREMEALFKESPHPDEKQRQQLSKQLGLAPRQVKFWFQNRRTQIKAIQERHENSLLKSEMDKLREDNKSMRETINKACCPNCGTATTSRDAALTSTEEQQLRIENAKLKAEVEKLRAVVGKCSPGAAASCSAGNEQENRSSLDFYTGIFGLDKSRIMETANQAMEELKKMATAGEPLWIRSVETGREILNYDEYTKVFGSEDSSSNGRPKRSIEASRETGVVFIDVPRLVQSFMDVDQWKEMFPCLISKAATVDVICNGEGASRDGAVQLMFAEVQMLTPMVPTREVYFVRYCKQLNAEQWAIVDVSIDNVENNIDASLVKCRKRPSGCIIEDKSNGHCKVIWVEHLQCQKSTVHTMYRTVVHSGLTFGARHWMATLQLQCERLVFFMATNVPTKDSTGVATLAGRKSILKLAQRMTWSFCRAICASSYHTWNKVSSKTGEDIRVSSRKNLNEPGEPVGVILCAVSSVWLPVVPHILFDFLRDEARRNEWDIMSNGGPVQTIANLIKGQDRGNAAAILKMKSKENMWVLQDSCTNAYESMVVYAPVDTNGMQSVITGCDSSNLAILPSGFSILPDGHESRPLVITSRQEERSTEGGCLLTIAFQILTNTSPTAKPTMESVDSINTLISCTLKNIKTSLQCEDS; encoded by the exons ATGGGCGTCGACATGTCTAATCCACCCAATTCTCATATCAAGGACTTCTTTGCCTCTCCTGCTCTTTCTCTTAGTCTT GCTGGAATATTCCGGGGAGCAAATGTGGGCAATGGGGAAGCAGCGGCAAGCATGGAGGTGGAGGAGGGGGAGGAAGGAAgtggaggaggaagaagagaagaaacagTGGAAATTAGCAGCGAGAACTCAGGGCCTATGAGATCAAAATCAGATGATGATTTTGAAGGTGAAGGAGAGCATGATcatgaggatgatgatgatggtgatgacaaaaacaagaagaaaaaaagaaagagataccACAGACATACCGCTGAACAAATCAGAGAAATGGAAGC GCTATTTAAAGAGTCTCCTCATCCAGATGAGAAGCAAAGGCAGCAGTTAAGCAAGCAACTTGGCCTTGCTCCTAGACAAGTCAAGTTTTGGTTCCAAAATCGCCGTACTCAAATCAAG GCTATACAAGAGCGCCATGAAAACTCTCTATTGAAATCTGAAATGGATAAACTCCGGGAAGACAACAAGAGCATGAGGGAGACAATCAACAAAGCTTGCTGCCCAAATTGCGGCACCGCTACCACTAGTAGAGACGCTGCCTTGACAAGCACTGAGGAACAACAGTTACGCATCGAAAATGCAAAGCTCAAAGCCGAG GTAGAAAAACTTCGAGCGGTCGTGGGAAAATGTAGTCCAGGGGCAGCAGCATCATGCTCAGCTGGGAACGAGCAAGAGAACAGAAGTTCACTCGATTTTTACACTGGGATTTTCGGACTTGACAAGTCTAGAATCATGGAGACTGCTAATCAAGCAATGGAAGAGCTCAAGAAAATGGCTACGGCAGGCGAACCACTTTGGATTCGAAGTGTTGAGACAGGTCGTGAAATTCTCAATTACGACGAGTACACAAAAGTGTTTGGTTCTGAAGATTCAAGCAGTAATGGAAGGCCAAAGAGATCCATTGAGGCTTCAAGGGAGACCGGGGTCGTGTTCATTGATGTCCCCAGGCTAGTTCAAAGTTTTATGGATGTG GATCAGTGGAAGGAAATGTTTCCATGTTTAATTTCAAAGGCAGCCACTGTTGATGTTATCTGCAATGGTGAAGGAGCAAGTAGAGATGGTGCAGTGCAATTG atGTTTGCTGAGGTCCAGATGCTTACACCCATGGTGCCCACCAGAGAAGTTTATTTTGTGAGATATTGCAAGCAACTTAATGCAGAACAATGGGCCATTGTTGATGTTTCTATTGACAATGTTGAAAACAATATTGATGCTTCACTCGTCAAATGCAGAAAACGCCCCTCTGGTTGCATCATTGAGGATAAATCAAACGGCCATTGTAAG GTGATCTGGGTAGAACACTTGCAATGCCAGAAAAGCACAGTTCATACGATGTACCGGACAGTAGTTCATAGCGGTCTAACCTTTGGAGCTAGGCATTGGATGGCAACACTGCAACTCCAATGTGAGCGGCTTGTTTTCTTCATGGCAACCAATGTTCCCACCAAGGATTCAACTG gtGTTGCTACTCTAGCCGGAAGGAAAAGCATTCTGAAACTGGCACAAAGAATGACATGGAGCTTTTGTCGAGCGATCTGCGCATCAAGCTATCACACATGGAACAAGGTCTCAAGCAAAACAGGAGAAGACATAAGGGTTTCCTCTAGGAAAAACTTAAATGAACCTGGTGAACCTGTTGGAGTGATTTTGTGTGCAGTTTCTTCTGTATGGTTGCCTGTCGTTCCTCATATTCTGTTTGATTTCTTAAGAGACGAAGCTCGTAGAAATGAG TGGGATATCATGTCAAATGGAGGACCTGTGCAAACCATTGCAAACTTGATCAAAGGGCAAGATAGAGGCAATGCAGCAGCTATCCTA AAGATGAAATCGAAAGAGAACATGTGGGTACTCCAAGATAGCTGCACAAATGCTTATGAATCCATGGTAGTGTATGCTCCAGTGGACACTAATGGAATGCAATCTGTGATTACTGGATGTGATTCAAGTAACCTAGCAATATTACCATCAGGATTCTCAATTCTTCCAGATGGACACGAATCAAGACCATTAGTGATCACTTCTAGGCAAGAGGAGAGGAGCACAGAAGGGGGATGCTTACTAACAATAGCATTCCAAATCCTAACGAATACCTCTCCCACAGCCAAACCAACCATGGAATCTGTGGATTCTATTAACACACTTATATCATGcacattgaaaaatatcaagACAAGCTTGCAATGTGAAGATAGTTGA